The Pelorhabdus rhamnosifermentans genome includes a window with the following:
- a CDS encoding adenylosuccinate synthase, whose amino-acid sequence MSTVVVMGTQWGDEGKGKVVDYLAEQADVVVRSQGGNNAGHTVVVNEMAHKLQLLPSGILYKGKTCILGNGVVIDPGALITEIKNMQAKGFDTSALRISNRAHVILPYHQLLDEVEEQARGAFKIGTTKRGIGPCYMDKMARVGIRIVDLMDEEEFSAKLERNIAAKNHLLKNVYGVEGFEYEAVRKEYLAYADFLRPYVADTSYILSKAIKADKKVLFEGAQATMLDLDHGTYPYVTSSNPIAGGASVGSGVGPSKLDKIIGVVKAYNTRVGEGPFPTELNDEIGNQIRETGHEYGTVTGRPRRCGWLDACVVRYAGHLSGIDYMAITRLDILDELETLKLCVGYKYKGEIIGEYPASLKVLAAVEPVYEEFAGWKTSTCAIRKYEDLPLNARKYLERLSEVAEIPLGIVSVGPNRDQTMILKPLF is encoded by the coding sequence ATGTCAACAGTAGTTGTTATGGGTACGCAATGGGGCGATGAGGGAAAAGGGAAAGTTGTTGATTATTTAGCAGAACAGGCAGATGTTGTTGTTCGTTCACAAGGCGGTAATAATGCTGGTCATACTGTAGTTGTCAATGAAATGGCCCATAAGCTGCAATTATTGCCGTCAGGAATTTTATATAAGGGTAAAACCTGTATTCTTGGCAATGGTGTTGTTATTGATCCGGGTGCGCTTATTACTGAGATTAAAAACATGCAGGCCAAAGGATTTGATACTTCGGCACTGCGCATTTCCAACCGGGCCCATGTTATTCTGCCTTATCATCAGTTGCTTGATGAAGTGGAAGAACAAGCGCGTGGCGCATTTAAAATCGGTACAACGAAACGAGGCATTGGTCCGTGTTATATGGATAAAATGGCTCGCGTAGGCATTCGTATCGTTGATTTAATGGATGAAGAAGAATTTAGTGCTAAATTAGAGCGGAACATTGCCGCGAAAAATCATTTACTGAAGAATGTTTACGGCGTAGAAGGATTTGAGTATGAAGCTGTGAGAAAAGAATATTTGGCTTATGCCGACTTCCTGCGTCCTTATGTTGCGGATACTTCTTATATTCTGAGCAAGGCCATTAAAGCAGATAAGAAAGTGTTATTTGAAGGCGCTCAGGCCACCATGCTTGATCTTGATCACGGGACTTATCCTTATGTTACTTCTTCGAATCCCATTGCTGGTGGAGCCAGTGTGGGTTCGGGTGTTGGTCCTAGCAAGCTTGACAAGATTATCGGAGTTGTGAAGGCTTATAATACCCGTGTAGGCGAGGGACCTTTCCCGACAGAGCTAAACGACGAAATAGGCAATCAGATTCGCGAAACAGGTCATGAATATGGCACAGTAACAGGTCGGCCTCGTCGTTGCGGCTGGTTGGATGCTTGTGTTGTCCGTTATGCGGGACACTTAAGTGGTATTGATTATATGGCTATTACGCGATTGGATATTTTAGACGAACTTGAGACACTGAAGTTATGTGTCGGTTATAAATATAAAGGCGAAATTATTGGCGAATATCCGGCTAGCTTGAAGGTTTTGGCTGCTGTTGAGCCGGTTTATGAAGAATTTGCTGGTTGGAAGACTTCAACTTGTGCAATTCGTAAGTATGAAGATTTACCGCTCAATGCGCGTAAATATCTTGAACGCCTTAGCGAAGTGGCTGAGATTCCGCTTGGTATCGTTTCGGTTGGCCCAAATCGCGATCAAACGATGATCTTGAAGCCCTTGTTTTAG
- a CDS encoding FeoB-associated Cys-rich membrane protein — translation MEQIILFGVGILAVFYVIRLLWKEVQGKTTCSCCKGCSSTKFGSCKKG, via the coding sequence ATGGAACAAATCATTTTATTTGGTGTGGGTATTTTAGCTGTTTTTTATGTAATTCGGTTATTATGGAAAGAGGTACAAGGGAAAACGACTTGCAGTTGTTGCAAAGGTTGTTCTTCAACGAAATTCGGCTCTTGCAAAAAGGGATGA
- the feoB gene encoding ferrous iron transport protein B — protein sequence MEAKKLRIALAGNPNSGKTTIFNNLTGSRQHVGNYSGVTVEKKEGTRRFKEYDLLLVDLPGTYSLTTYSPEEVVARDFIVQEKPDVVVDILDAANLERNLYLAVQLLELERPFVLALNMVDVAESQGLMIQDKILAEKLSVPVARMIGNRGEGTERMLESVVQAAQQSARSFSIDYGKTIEEPIQELVNQLSALSQDLKYPIRWMALKLLENDQDIMGRIQNVAGGPAIIAHAKTLRETLQKDFDEDPEMTIATLRYQFVGDLYRQAVSGRPEHAVTLSDKIDKVLTNRVLGIPIFLGMMWIVFTLVFTVGKYPQDWLAQGIKVGSALVGQALPEGDLKSLIVDGIFGGVGSVISFLPLILILFLAISLLEDTGYMARAAFVMDRIMRKVGLHGKSFIPLLLGFGCGVPAIMGTRTLENPRDRLVTILVSPLMSCSARLPIYSVLIAAFFHDDVAGNVLFSIYLLGIVLAILMARIFRSVLFKGVTEPFIMELPPYHLPTIKSVFIHMWERSVLYLKKAGTIILAVSIIMWFLTNFPSNVEYSKDYEAAAEQAEVQFTQRVNTEINEPLNIANIDENNALKDTIDKILAVQEDFKKATEDLDDDDSQLAVLSAKQESDLKTIEEEQPEIFESANHYAELKGDLEDAKDELDKEKGAEKIGQSYAGTIGKFLEPVMAPLGFDWKINIALIAGFSAKEVVVGTLGTIYSVGDVGEKTLPLQTALAADPAFNPLIAYTLMVFCLVYSPCLAAVATIKRETNSWKWAIFASAYTTSLAWVLAFIVYQGGLFLGIGI from the coding sequence ATGGAAGCGAAAAAACTACGAATTGCCCTTGCCGGGAATCCTAATTCGGGTAAAACAACGATTTTTAATAATTTAACAGGGTCCAGACAACACGTGGGGAATTATTCCGGAGTGACTGTTGAAAAAAAAGAAGGAACTCGCAGGTTTAAGGAATACGATCTTTTGCTAGTCGATTTGCCTGGTACTTATAGTTTAACGACGTATTCGCCTGAAGAAGTTGTTGCACGCGATTTCATTGTTCAGGAAAAACCGGATGTTGTCGTCGATATTTTGGATGCGGCCAATTTGGAACGGAACCTTTATTTAGCTGTTCAGCTGTTGGAATTAGAGCGGCCCTTTGTTTTGGCCCTCAATATGGTTGATGTGGCAGAATCACAAGGGCTGATGATTCAGGATAAGATTCTGGCTGAAAAACTGTCTGTGCCAGTAGCACGGATGATTGGTAATCGTGGCGAAGGTACTGAGAGAATGCTAGAATCTGTCGTACAAGCCGCGCAGCAGAGTGCAAGGTCTTTTTCTATCGACTATGGAAAAACCATTGAAGAGCCGATTCAAGAATTAGTAAACCAGCTGAGCGCTTTAAGTCAGGATTTAAAATATCCGATACGGTGGATGGCGCTAAAATTATTGGAAAATGATCAAGATATTATGGGGCGTATTCAAAATGTAGCGGGCGGGCCGGCCATCATAGCCCATGCCAAAACATTGCGAGAAACGTTGCAAAAAGATTTCGATGAAGATCCGGAAATGACCATTGCTACTTTGCGTTATCAGTTTGTTGGGGACCTATATCGCCAGGCTGTTTCAGGAAGACCGGAACATGCAGTGACGCTGTCTGATAAGATTGACAAAGTTTTAACCAATCGTGTTTTGGGTATTCCCATCTTTTTAGGAATGATGTGGATCGTATTTACCCTAGTGTTCACCGTGGGGAAGTATCCGCAAGATTGGCTTGCACAGGGAATTAAGGTTGGGAGTGCTCTCGTCGGTCAAGCTTTACCTGAGGGCGATTTAAAATCACTTATTGTTGATGGAATTTTCGGCGGTGTTGGCAGTGTCATTTCATTTTTGCCGCTTATTTTAATTTTATTTTTAGCCATTTCATTATTGGAAGACACAGGCTATATGGCGCGGGCGGCTTTTGTCATGGATCGTATTATGCGTAAGGTTGGACTGCATGGAAAATCTTTTATTCCCTTGTTACTAGGATTTGGTTGCGGCGTTCCGGCCATTATGGGAACGCGGACACTTGAAAATCCTCGCGACAGGTTAGTAACGATTTTAGTTTCACCGCTTATGAGTTGTAGTGCGCGGTTACCTATTTATAGTGTCTTAATTGCTGCATTTTTTCATGACGATGTTGCCGGAAATGTCTTATTTTCTATTTATTTGTTAGGAATTGTACTGGCTATTTTAATGGCGCGTATTTTTCGGTCGGTCTTATTTAAAGGTGTAACAGAGCCGTTTATTATGGAACTCCCGCCTTATCATCTGCCAACAATCAAGAGTGTTTTCATTCATATGTGGGAACGTAGTGTTCTGTATTTGAAAAAAGCGGGAACAATTATTTTAGCTGTCAGTATTATTATGTGGTTCTTGACGAATTTCCCGAGCAATGTGGAGTATTCAAAAGACTATGAAGCGGCTGCAGAGCAAGCAGAAGTACAATTTACTCAGCGAGTGAATACAGAAATTAATGAGCCTCTAAATATAGCTAATATTGATGAAAATAATGCACTGAAAGATACAATCGATAAAATTTTAGCTGTTCAGGAAGATTTTAAAAAGGCTACCGAAGATCTTGATGATGACGATTCCCAATTAGCCGTTCTATCAGCGAAGCAAGAAAGTGATTTAAAAACGATTGAAGAAGAACAGCCTGAAATCTTTGAAAGCGCCAATCATTATGCAGAACTAAAAGGCGATTTAGAGGATGCGAAAGATGAACTGGATAAAGAAAAGGGTGCTGAAAAAATCGGTCAAAGTTATGCCGGGACAATCGGTAAATTTTTAGAACCTGTCATGGCTCCGCTAGGTTTCGATTGGAAAATCAACATTGCCCTTATTGCAGGCTTTTCAGCGAAAGAAGTCGTTGTAGGAACATTAGGTACCATTTATAGTGTTGGTGATGTCGGCGAAAAGACATTGCCATTACAAACAGCACTTGCAGCAGACCCCGCATTTAATCCGCTTATTGCTTATACTTTAATGGTTTTCTGCCTGGTTTATTCACCTTGTTTAGCGGCTGTTGCAACAATTAAACGGGAAACGAATTCTTGGAAATGGGCGATTTTTGCTTCAGCTTATACGACGAGTCTGGCCTGGGTACTTGCCTTTATTGTCTACCAGGGAGGGCTGTTCTTGGGCATTGGAATTTAA
- a CDS encoding FeoA family protein produces MPLVMAKSGEAFTVSSLEGPHELRMRLVNLGIFPGAIIQILQRTSSTVLLKVQDTRLMIQQGMACQVYVK; encoded by the coding sequence ATGCCGCTAGTTATGGCGAAATCTGGAGAAGCTTTTACAGTTTCCTCACTTGAGGGTCCTCATGAACTACGGATGCGTCTCGTTAATTTGGGGATTTTTCCTGGTGCAATCATCCAAATTCTTCAACGTACATCATCGACAGTATTACTCAAGGTTCAAGATACGCGGCTGATGATTCAGCAAGGTATGGCTTGTCAGGTTTATGTAAAATAG
- a CDS encoding FeoA family protein: MVKALNQLRSGEQGRVNKIIGTGVIQRRLLDMGITPGTAIQVQKFAPLGDPMEIKAKGFNLSLRKAEAESIQVDVAL; the protein is encoded by the coding sequence ATGGTTAAAGCTTTGAATCAATTACGTTCTGGCGAACAGGGAAGGGTTAATAAAATAATCGGAACAGGCGTGATACAAAGGCGACTGCTTGATATGGGCATTACACCAGGCACAGCAATTCAGGTTCAAAAATTTGCGCCACTCGGTGATCCCATGGAGATTAAGGCCAAAGGATTCAATCTCTCGCTACGCAAGGCGGAAGCTGAAAGTATCCAAGTCGATGTAGCCTTATAA
- the larA gene encoding nickel-dependent lactate racemase codes for MKKIVFNYGDSVMEAEISEEKVLQVITGSPVEVTKGEDEIILDALRHPIGSARLKELVHAGETVCVVIPDATRTWQKTDKYLFRIVEELHAGGVKDEDILFISALGSHRKQTKEEHRSLLGSVLADRFDVVDHDCYDKENLVYLGETTYHTPVYVNKTAMSCDHIVITGGIVYHFLAGWSGGKKYILPGISSYETIMANHALSLNDTLGEGADPDVRSGYVQTNRLHLDMVEAASFVRPTFMFNVVMGPDGNLAGAVAGHYLDAHAAGRKLVDAIDGVPISEKADLVVASAGGYPKDINLYQSIKTVINAREAAKPGGTLIVMTQCREGLGGNAEVQDMILNYDTVLEREKVLRKDYSISKYVGYYFCETAEKFDFILVSDLDPKLLRKAGITVVKTLAEALTMTYQKRGRDLTTHLMPHAANTLPKLS; via the coding sequence GTGAAAAAGATAGTATTCAATTATGGCGACTCTGTTATGGAGGCAGAGATAAGTGAAGAAAAAGTGTTGCAAGTCATTACAGGTAGCCCTGTTGAAGTAACAAAAGGGGAAGATGAAATTATTCTTGATGCTTTGCGGCATCCTATTGGCAGTGCTCGTCTGAAAGAATTGGTTCATGCCGGTGAAACTGTGTGTGTCGTGATCCCTGATGCAACACGTACTTGGCAAAAGACAGATAAATATTTATTTCGCATTGTAGAAGAACTACATGCCGGCGGTGTAAAAGACGAGGATATTCTGTTTATCAGTGCTCTTGGATCACACCGGAAACAAACGAAAGAAGAACATCGCTCGCTCCTAGGTTCGGTTTTAGCTGATCGCTTTGACGTAGTCGACCATGATTGCTATGACAAGGAGAACCTTGTTTATTTAGGTGAAACAACCTATCATACACCTGTTTATGTCAATAAGACAGCGATGTCCTGTGATCATATCGTCATTACAGGCGGGATTGTTTACCACTTTCTTGCTGGGTGGTCAGGCGGAAAAAAATACATTCTTCCTGGGATTTCTTCTTATGAAACCATTATGGCCAATCATGCTTTATCACTTAATGATACACTGGGGGAAGGGGCTGATCCTGATGTACGATCCGGTTATGTTCAAACGAACCGTCTTCATTTAGATATGGTTGAGGCCGCCAGCTTTGTTCGTCCTACTTTTATGTTTAATGTTGTGATGGGACCTGATGGCAATTTGGCAGGTGCTGTAGCCGGGCATTATTTAGATGCGCATGCCGCAGGACGTAAACTCGTTGATGCGATTGACGGCGTGCCGATTTCCGAAAAGGCCGATTTAGTTGTTGCATCAGCAGGTGGCTATCCAAAGGATATTAATTTATATCAATCCATTAAAACGGTAATTAATGCACGCGAAGCAGCGAAACCGGGTGGTACGTTGATTGTTATGACACAATGCCGCGAAGGGTTGGGTGGTAACGCTGAAGTACAAGATATGATTTTAAATTATGATACGGTATTGGAGCGGGAAAAGGTTCTTCGCAAAGATTATAGTATTTCAAAATATGTGGGTTATTATTTTTGTGAAACAGCTGAAAAATTTGACTTTATTTTAGTATCTGATCTTGATCCAAAATTACTGAGAAAAGCCGGAATTACTGTCGTGAAGACCTTAGCTGAAGCCTTAACGATGACTTATCAGAAACGAGGCAGAGACTTAACAACTCATTTGATGCCGCATGCAGCAAATACTTTGCCAAAACTTTCATAG
- a CDS encoding bile acid:sodium symporter family protein, with product MNVLEKGAKFICEKFTLWIIVFSVLAYVEPEPFKPIVPHISYLLGLIMLGMGLTLSFDDFKLVFSRPKDVLYGVGFRYLIMPFVGFCVAKVLGLPPALAAGVVLLGTCPSGTASNVMSFIAKGDTALSVTVSSVNTILAPVLTPYMFLLLAGTFIPINVTVLFVEIVKIVLLPVATGVVLRMLLRSVVEKVSKVVPAVSVVLIITILTSVVAVNASRLATVGSILLLAVFLHNGIGLLFGYGAAHGVRMGEKKARALTFEIGMENSGLAVALAMVHLDPMAALPAALCSIWQNISGSLLASYWGTKDEPVAEGAPVLAKSEN from the coding sequence ATGAATGTATTAGAAAAAGGTGCAAAATTTATTTGTGAGAAGTTTACTTTGTGGATTATTGTCTTTTCTGTTCTTGCCTATGTAGAACCGGAGCCATTTAAGCCCATTGTTCCTCATATTTCTTATTTACTTGGTCTTATTATGTTAGGCATGGGTCTTACCCTGTCATTCGATGATTTTAAATTAGTTTTTAGTCGTCCCAAAGATGTTTTATATGGTGTGGGTTTCCGCTATTTAATTATGCCTTTTGTAGGTTTTTGTGTGGCGAAAGTACTTGGTTTGCCGCCAGCTCTTGCAGCAGGTGTTGTATTACTTGGCACCTGTCCAAGTGGAACAGCATCGAATGTGATGTCTTTTATAGCTAAAGGAGACACGGCCTTATCGGTCACTGTTTCGAGCGTAAATACCATTTTGGCGCCTGTCCTTACGCCCTATATGTTTTTGCTATTAGCGGGAACTTTTATTCCCATTAATGTAACCGTCCTGTTTGTTGAAATTGTCAAAATTGTTCTGTTGCCTGTTGCGACGGGTGTTGTATTAAGGATGCTCTTGCGTTCGGTAGTAGAAAAGGTCAGCAAAGTTGTTCCGGCAGTTTCGGTTGTTCTGATTATTACTATTTTAACATCTGTTGTGGCGGTTAATGCCAGCCGCTTGGCGACAGTCGGATCTATTTTGCTCTTAGCAGTGTTTTTGCATAATGGTATTGGGTTATTATTTGGCTATGGTGCTGCTCATGGTGTACGTATGGGCGAAAAAAAGGCACGGGCTCTCACTTTTGAAATTGGCATGGAAAATTCCGGATTGGCTGTTGCCTTGGCCATGGTTCATCTTGATCCGATGGCCGCCCTTCCTGCTGCTCTATGTAGTATCTGGCAAAATATTAGTGGCAGCTTACTTGCAAGCTATTGGGGTACGAAGGATGAGCCAGTAGCAGAAGGCGCGCCTGTTTTGGCTAAATCAGAAAACTAA
- a CDS encoding sodium:solute symporter family protein, which translates to MNIPLLIVALYIIALFFIGLYGHRRTKGSTENYVLAGRRLTTPLITVSIVGLAIGGASTIGVAEQAYQVGLSAGWYTAAWAAGAITMGLLLAKKYRQLHISTIPELLGKYYDKKGVIAGVICQIFIQLIITSLQYIAGGSILHALLPNVFDFQTGMITSAIVFISVTFVGGMWSASLSNLLHIVLIYVGITLATIIQVGTSGGLTAMAQQLPADIPYFDWFQGVGWQQIVSWFAVMITVNLSLQSIVQISLGAKDTRTSRNGFLWGGLMMIPVGFLCALLGIAAKVQFPETTGALALTQTIMTLNPVLAGLTLAALWSADISAASNLLLSAATLFSQDVYKKSINPAVSEQKYLLITKLSVVIFGFMTFVLALTISGIIKTLMVALSLTASFSVIVLFTIYAPKMCSKSAAFYTIVAGVVTLILWQTVPQIRIFPHVIFLEWLVCLGTFVGVHVLEGKSAVALDTEESLG; encoded by the coding sequence ATGAATATTCCCTTGTTAATTGTTGCTTTATATATTATTGCTTTATTCTTTATTGGTCTTTATGGTCATCGTCGTACAAAAGGCAGTACAGAAAACTATGTTTTAGCTGGTAGAAGATTGACGACACCACTCATTACCGTTTCTATCGTTGGATTGGCTATTGGCGGTGCCTCAACGATTGGTGTGGCTGAGCAGGCCTATCAAGTGGGCCTGTCTGCTGGATGGTATACAGCGGCTTGGGCGGCAGGTGCGATCACGATGGGGCTTTTATTGGCGAAAAAATATCGTCAGCTTCATATTTCCACCATTCCCGAGTTGCTTGGTAAATACTATGATAAAAAGGGCGTGATCGCTGGTGTTATTTGTCAGATATTCATTCAATTGATTATTACTTCCTTGCAATATATTGCTGGGGGAAGTATTCTTCATGCCTTACTGCCGAATGTTTTCGATTTTCAAACAGGCATGATTACAAGTGCGATTGTGTTTATCAGTGTGACTTTTGTGGGGGGGATGTGGTCCGCAAGCCTTTCAAACCTTCTCCATATTGTCCTTATTTACGTGGGGATTACCCTTGCAACAATTATTCAAGTAGGAACATCAGGTGGATTGACAGCCATGGCGCAGCAACTGCCCGCAGATATTCCTTATTTTGATTGGTTTCAAGGCGTGGGTTGGCAGCAAATTGTCAGTTGGTTTGCTGTCATGATTACAGTTAATCTTTCCTTGCAGAGTATTGTTCAAATTTCACTCGGCGCCAAAGATACACGCACCAGCCGTAATGGCTTTTTATGGGGTGGCTTGATGATGATTCCTGTCGGTTTTCTTTGTGCCTTGCTAGGGATTGCCGCCAAGGTACAGTTCCCTGAAACAACAGGTGCGCTGGCCTTGACCCAAACGATTATGACGCTCAATCCTGTTTTAGCCGGATTGACGCTTGCTGCTCTCTGGTCTGCTGATATTTCAGCGGCATCCAATCTTCTTTTAAGTGCAGCGACGCTATTTTCACAAGATGTTTATAAAAAGTCGATTAACCCGGCTGTAAGTGAGCAGAAATATTTACTCATAACCAAGTTATCTGTCGTAATTTTTGGGTTTATGACTTTCGTGTTAGCTTTAACTATTAGTGGGATTATTAAAACCTTAATGGTCGCCCTCAGCTTGACGGCAAGCTTTAGTGTGATAGTGCTATTTACAATTTATGCACCTAAAATGTGCTCCAAGTCAGCGGCCTTTTATACGATTGTGGCCGGAGTCGTGACGCTTATTTTGTGGCAGACAGTACCGCAAATTCGGATTTTCCCCCATGTAATCTTTTTAGAATGGCTCGTATGTTTGGGTACCTTTGTGGGTGTTCATGTGCTTGAAGGAAAATCCGCTGTTGCCTTGGACACTGAAGAGTCATTGGGATAA
- the dnaB gene encoding replicative DNA helicase: MIDRVPPQNVEAEQSVIGAMLIEREAISKVAEFLQPEDFYREAHRLIYTTILDLFNKNDAVDMVTVTENLRKVDKLESVGGISYITSLANSVPTAANVIYHARIVEEKSLLRLLINAATEIAGMGYEGSEDAAQILDQAERKILEVSGRKMGHDFTPINTIVMDAFNKIELLYASKGGITGLPTGFKDLDRLTSGLQPSDLILIAARPSMGKTAFVLNIAQHIAIKEKKAVAFFSLEMSKEQLVQRMLCAEAPIDAQRLRIGELEENDWTKLVRASDRLSAAPIFIDDTAGITVLEMRSKARRLKIEHNLSLIIIDYLQLMQGSSGSGRSENRQQEISEISRSLKALARELHVPVIALSQLSRSVESRQVKKPMLSDLRESGSLEQDADIVAFLYREDYYDPETEKKNITEVIVAKHRNGPVDSIQLFFHKQWTKFVDLSRQTPS, translated from the coding sequence GTGATTGACCGAGTACCCCCGCAAAACGTTGAGGCAGAGCAGTCTGTTATTGGCGCAATGCTGATAGAAAGAGAAGCTATTTCTAAAGTTGCTGAGTTTTTGCAACCGGAAGATTTTTATCGTGAAGCCCATCGGCTTATTTATACGACTATTTTGGACTTGTTTAATAAAAATGATGCCGTTGACATGGTGACAGTAACGGAAAATCTACGTAAAGTAGATAAGCTTGAAAGTGTCGGTGGTATTTCTTATATTACGTCTTTGGCCAATAGTGTACCGACAGCAGCAAATGTTATCTATCATGCCCGTATTGTGGAAGAAAAATCTCTTCTCAGGCTGCTCATTAATGCAGCTACGGAAATTGCTGGCATGGGATATGAAGGTAGTGAAGATGCGGCGCAGATACTCGATCAGGCAGAACGTAAAATTTTAGAAGTATCCGGTCGGAAAATGGGCCATGATTTTACGCCCATTAATACCATTGTTATGGATGCCTTTAATAAAATTGAGCTGCTCTATGCTTCGAAAGGCGGTATTACAGGTCTTCCTACGGGGTTTAAGGATTTAGATCGCCTTACTTCCGGATTGCAGCCTTCTGATCTTATTTTAATTGCAGCTCGCCCCAGTATGGGTAAAACGGCTTTTGTCTTGAATATTGCGCAGCATATTGCCATTAAGGAAAAGAAAGCGGTTGCCTTTTTTTCCTTGGAAATGTCCAAAGAACAGCTTGTTCAGCGTATGCTTTGTGCTGAGGCACCTATTGATGCTCAGCGGCTGAGAATCGGTGAATTGGAAGAAAATGATTGGACGAAACTTGTTCGGGCATCTGATCGTTTATCGGCGGCGCCTATCTTCATTGATGATACCGCAGGCATTACGGTGCTTGAAATGCGTTCTAAGGCTAGGCGCTTAAAAATCGAGCATAATTTGTCGCTTATTATTATCGATTATTTGCAACTCATGCAGGGGAGTTCCGGCAGTGGACGCAGTGAAAACCGTCAGCAGGAGATTTCAGAGATTTCCCGTTCACTAAAGGCTCTGGCTCGCGAGCTTCATGTACCTGTGATTGCTCTTTCGCAGCTTAGCCGAAGTGTAGAATCCCGTCAGGTTAAAAAGCCTATGCTGAGCGATTTACGTGAGTCTGGTTCACTTGAGCAAGATGCCGATATTGTGGCTTTCCTTTATCGTGAGGATTATTATGACCCTGAGACGGAAAAGAAAAATATTACGGAAGTCATTGTAGCGAAACATCGTAATGGACCTGTAGACAGCATTCAGCTCTTTTTCCATAAGCAATGGACGAAATTTGTGGATCTTTCAAGACAAACACCGAGTTAA